A portion of the bacterium genome contains these proteins:
- a CDS encoding NYN domain-containing protein, translated as MNIFLLIDGENLKGKIKAIFKENGKEKPVWHEYDFRGLFDKVLGGMTVGRSIFYFARIKEHKESMHKSKELIEEQRQLKTHLEKQGFEVILSGQVRGHMETSRDGKQALIFKEKGVDVKLAVDMVSLSCDKKVDEIILGSSDSDLQPAIKEVRDRNIGCIYLGFEAKPNKGISYNSNRTILIRDSEVFDFERIQQKLV; from the coding sequence ATGAATATATTTTTACTGATTGATGGTGAGAATTTGAAAGGAAAAATTAAAGCTATTTTTAAGGAAAATGGTAAAGAAAAACCCGTCTGGCATGAGTATGATTTTAGGGGCCTGTTTGATAAAGTGCTTGGAGGTATGACTGTTGGCCGCAGTATCTTTTATTTCGCTCGTATTAAGGAGCATAAGGAAAGTATGCATAAATCTAAGGAATTGATTGAAGAGCAACGCCAACTTAAGACACATCTTGAAAAACAAGGATTTGAAGTTATTTTGAGTGGGCAGGTTAGAGGTCATATGGAGACTAGTAGAGATGGTAAGCAGGCACTGATATTTAAGGAGAAGGGTGTAGATGTAAAATTGGCTGTTGATATGGTAAGTCTTTCTTGTGACAAGAAAGTTGATGAAATAATCCTTGGTAGCTCAGACTCTGACCTGCAACCAGCCATAAAAGAGGTTCGTGATAGAAATATAGGTTGCATATACTTAGGGTTTGAAGCAAAACCAAACAAGGGTATTTCCTACAATTCGAATAGAACAATTCTTATAAGAGACTCTGAAGTCTTTGATTTTGAAAGAATTCAACAAAAACTTGTATAG
- a CDS encoding efflux RND transporter periplasmic adaptor subunit, with amino-acid sequence MNKIISTNLKRILDRTWLILKLKKVYVSLLVIIIAFVAYKVFFTTATTETIIKLEPKTFVQEVSVTGKVQASNSVDMGFETSGRISKVNSKVGSIVKKGDVLVSLANGDAYGTLLQRQADLETQQANLSELLRGSRSEDISIAESDLQSAQSSYDQNLQAMVDKIKEAYSVADDTVRTKVDQFYKNPRSVNPEVISFNENYGDSYNLKPSLNAKRLKVGESLVNLNSSISSLSVLTMDAKYIKETRDSLALVRGLLDDLSMVASAIDVNVGTTQTVIDAYKASVSSARASLNAIVASLTLVEQNYNTSKANLDRARQQLALKKAGSTNEQIAAGRARVKSASAQVESAQAILSKTLIVAPFDGIVTKMDAKEGESTVLNTTYVSMISASNFEVESYVSESDIAKVKVGQTARITLDTYGKDVIFPASVYEVDPAETVVDGITTYKIKLAFTQPDERVKSGMTANITIETSNKPASFVVPQGALFLDAGEKMITVDQAGVRVNKKVETGGLNASGEIEIISGLMAGERVVVK; translated from the coding sequence ATGAACAAAATAATTAGTACTAACTTGAAAAGAATTTTAGATAGAACATGGCTGATTTTGAAATTAAAAAAAGTCTATGTTTCTCTATTAGTAATTATAATTGCATTTGTTGCTTATAAAGTTTTTTTTACAACAGCTACAACTGAAACTATTATTAAACTCGAGCCTAAGACCTTTGTTCAAGAGGTTTCTGTAACTGGAAAAGTTCAGGCCTCAAATAGTGTGGACATGGGTTTTGAAACATCAGGTAGAATTTCTAAGGTTAATTCTAAGGTGGGAAGTATTGTTAAAAAGGGCGACGTTCTAGTATCTCTTGCTAACGGTGATGCATATGGAACCTTACTTCAACGTCAGGCAGATTTAGAAACTCAGCAAGCTAATTTAAGTGAATTACTGAGGGGTTCTCGTTCGGAGGATATCTCAATTGCAGAATCGGATTTGCAATCCGCACAATCTTCATATGATCAAAATCTTCAGGCTATGGTTGATAAAATAAAAGAAGCCTATTCTGTTGCTGATGATACTGTCAGAACAAAAGTTGATCAGTTCTATAAGAATCCAAGAAGTGTGAATCCTGAGGTTATTTCCTTTAATGAAAATTATGGAGATAGTTATAATTTAAAACCTTCACTCAATGCCAAAAGATTAAAAGTTGGAGAAAGTTTAGTTAATTTAAATTCTAGTATTTCATCTTTGAGTGTTTTAACAATGGATGCAAAATATATTAAGGAGACTAGGGACAGTCTTGCGTTAGTTAGAGGACTTCTTGATGATTTGTCTATGGTTGCTTCTGCTATTGACGTTAATGTTGGAACAACTCAAACTGTTATCGATGCTTATAAAGCTTCAGTATCTTCTGCAAGAGCATCGCTTAATGCAATTGTTGCAAGTCTGACACTTGTTGAACAAAATTATAATACAAGCAAAGCAAATCTTGATAGAGCAAGGCAACAACTCGCACTTAAAAAAGCTGGGTCAACAAATGAGCAAATTGCAGCAGGACGTGCTCGTGTGAAATCAGCCTCCGCACAAGTTGAAAGTGCTCAGGCAATTTTATCTAAGACTTTGATCGTTGCTCCATTTGATGGAATTGTTACAAAAATGGATGCAAAGGAAGGGGAGAGTACTGTTCTAAATACAACTTATGTTTCTATGATAAGCGCTTCCAATTTTGAAGTTGAGAGTTATGTTTCAGAATCTGATATTGCAAAAGTTAAAGTTGGACAAACTGCGAGAATAACTCTTGATACTTATGGAAAGGATGTAATTTTCCCAGCTTCAGTTTATGAAGTTGATCCAGCTGAAACTGTTGTTGATGGAATAACTACTTACAAAATTAAACTAGCCTTTACTCAACCAGATGAGAGAGTTAAATCTGGAATGACTGCAAACATAACAATCGAAACATCAAATAAACCTGCGTCATTTGTAGTTCCACAGGGTGCACTATTTTTAGATGCTGGTGAAAAGATGATTACTGTTGATCAAGCTGGTGTTAGGGTAAATAAGAAAGTTGAAACTGGAGGATTGAATGCATCTGGCGAAATAGAAATTATTTCAGGCTTAATGGCAGGTGAAAGAGTTGTTGTTAAATAA
- a CDS encoding FtsX-like permease family protein produces the protein MLPTKQNLNIWRVGFFLSYRQIKRANIWTTILIVTVMALTFLNLVVVNGVLVGLIQGSVEAHRTRGTGDIAITKLTQKTEIENTTDILNVLSSLPQVKDVATRYTGSGSINADYRRKLRQDETPNRVAGTIAGIDPLNEDKINGLSRYIVEGSYLQENDTDGIILGATLLYKYTPVESAGFQTLKNIKIGDRLKITVGKNSKEVILRGVIKTKVDTNDFRIFMIESEAKKLIGRNDVNADEIFVKLKDGSTLTDAAKVQQILFNNNFDSGAKIQTWLEAQPKFLSDLISTFALLGNLIGSIGIAVASITIFIVIFVNAITRRKFIGILKGIGIDPKSIEISYIIQSVFYALTGSVIGFLILYGFLIPFVDAHPINFPFSDGIIYAPLPGTLFRALILLITTVIAGYIPARIIVKKNTLDSILGR, from the coding sequence ATGCTTCCAACAAAACAAAATTTAAATATTTGGCGAGTTGGTTTCTTCCTATCATATAGGCAAATTAAGCGTGCAAATATTTGGACTACTATTCTAATTGTTACTGTAATGGCTTTGACATTTTTGAACTTAGTAGTTGTCAACGGAGTTCTTGTTGGGCTTATTCAAGGTTCTGTTGAAGCGCATAGAACAAGAGGAACAGGAGATATTGCTATAACAAAACTTACTCAAAAAACTGAAATTGAAAATACAACGGATATTCTAAATGTGTTAAGTAGTTTGCCCCAGGTAAAGGATGTGGCGACAAGATATACAGGGTCAGGCTCTATTAATGCGGACTATAGAAGAAAGTTAAGACAAGATGAAACTCCAAATAGAGTGGCTGGAACAATTGCAGGAATTGATCCGTTGAATGAGGACAAAATAAATGGACTTTCAAGATATATTGTAGAAGGATCATATCTACAAGAAAATGATACCGATGGAATAATTCTTGGTGCGACCTTGCTCTACAAATACACGCCAGTTGAATCAGCTGGTTTTCAAACTTTAAAAAATATAAAGATTGGTGATAGGTTGAAAATTACTGTTGGTAAAAATTCTAAAGAAGTAATTTTGCGAGGAGTCATAAAGACAAAAGTTGATACAAATGACTTTAGAATCTTCATGATTGAAAGTGAAGCCAAAAAACTTATTGGAAGAAATGACGTTAACGCAGATGAAATATTTGTAAAATTAAAAGATGGTTCCACCTTAACTGACGCAGCAAAAGTTCAGCAAATATTATTTAATAATAATTTTGATTCAGGAGCTAAAATTCAAACATGGCTTGAGGCTCAACCAAAATTCTTAAGTGATCTTATTTCTACTTTTGCACTACTTGGAAACTTGATTGGCTCAATTGGAATTGCAGTTGCTTCAATAACAATTTTTATTGTTATCTTTGTGAACGCCATAACCAGAAGAAAATTTATTGGAATTCTGAAGGGTATTGGTATTGATCCAAAATCGATAGAAATATCTTACATAATCCAGTCTGTGTTTTATGCATTAACGGGGTCCGTTATTGGTTTTTTGATTCTATATGGCTTCTTAATACCATTTGTAGACGCTCACCCAATTAACTTTCCATTCAGTGATGGTATAATTTACGCACCACTTCCTGGTACACTTTTCCGTGCGTTAATTCTTCTTATAACAACTGTCATCGCAGGATATATTCCAGCAAGAATTATTGTAAAGAAGAACACACTGGACTCAATATTGGGAAGGTAG